The Gossypium hirsutum isolate 1008001.06 chromosome D06, Gossypium_hirsutum_v2.1, whole genome shotgun sequence genome contains the following window.
GGCGTATTATTCTTTTTCGAGGGTTGTCGTGTACTCATAAAGTTCATCGAAATTATCTTCCAACTATTTAATCTCTATTTGGACACCTTAAAACTTGTACGATACCTTCCTAAAAATGTGTTGTAAATGTCCTCCTTACCAGGAACGATCACTGGCCCCATAAGAACTCCCCCATCCACCGATAAACCTAATTGTAAAGCCATGTCCTCTAGTGTGATCGTACACTCATTGCATGGAAGATAAAATATGTGTCTCGGGTCTCTATCTTTCCACCAACGCGCTGAGAAGTGTGGGGTCCAATTTATAGCCCCCGAGTATACGAGACACATGTAAGAATCATGCACCTTGCAAATGAAGACGAATTGCATTGAGTGCGCTCTTTGATAAATTGTGTATAAACCTCTCCAAAACCCAATCATTCACCTATTTatgtaaacaaaataatttaaaaaatttaaaactttaaaattaacttaataaaaataaaaaattttccttaCCATTGTCAATCGCATGGTGAAAATGTGCTAATCGTCGAAATGAATAAGAGAACTTGCCATTCATGaaccattaattaaaataaataaattatgaaatagtaAACTAAAATTAGAATATTTTTATAGATATTTATTGGAAAATTTGGAACTAATCTTGAGAGAATAGAGAGAATGAAGAGAATTGGATTTGAGTGAAAAGAGTGGAAAATGACTTAggtttatataggaaaaaaaGTTACCGTTGggcaaattataattttatggtTGGCTGAATTTGAAATTTGACTGTTGGGAATTTACCATTGGAGGAAAGCGCGTCCAGTTGGGCAAGCTTTCTCGCCAACTCAGAGGAAAACACGTCTAACTAGGTGCACTTTCCTGCAACTGTGTAGAAAACGCGTCCAATTGGACAAGTTTTCACACACTCTCCAAAATCGACCTATttccttaatttaataaaaaagtctATTTTGCCAATTATTTTTTTCGACATATATGCCTCATTTAGccgaattatataattttaaattctaaaaagaataattatttttataattaataatattcgAGATGAAAATCTCTAAACAAATGATAAAACCTAAAATCAAATCATTGTATATAATAGGTTGGTCCAAAAAGTATTGGATAATAcgaatattaataaaattaataagaaacacaaacatcatatgtaattttacctaattaatttaacatttcatatattctcctagaactaaattattatataaaaatataaaaataaaatttaaaacttaaataatgTACAAAGTTATTTAAAGAAtgataaaatattgaatttgaatGTTTGTTATTATCTTCTTGAAAAATATAATGCTCACAATTCAGCGGGGCAAGGTAATTGTCATTAGTTGCTCTTGTGGAGAGTAAATTACTTGGTCACCTTTCTATTAATTCAGGGGGCTAAATAATAAAAGAgacaatttctttctttcttttctttaatggaAGTAAATAACTCACTATACTAAAGGGTTCTATATTCTATCTGTTTCCCCCTATTTTGGCTACGTTTCTTTTTGGCCCGAACCTAACAATCCATCCCTTCCATCGCAGAAAACCTTGGATCTGGCTCAGGTATGGTTTCACTCCCCTTCTCTATCCTTCACGTTGGGAGGTGGTGTAATTTGTTAGGGTTTACTCTATGTTAAGGAGTCGATCAATTTGGGGTGGGTTTAAGATAATTATTTTTGAGGTTGAATGATTAGGGTTTTGAATGCCTGATTAAATCATTTGAAGATGAGTCCATTTTCAATCACGCGTAAGAAAACGCCTTTCCAGAAGCACAGAGAAGAGGAAGAAGCCAAGAAGAAGGTACAATTGCCTCTCTTAGTTACAGAGCTcaagaaatttaattaattttggttcTTGCTAGAATTTGCAGCTTCTGGAGCCAAATAATTGACTTTAATTTCTGGCTTTTCCTTTTGGTTTTATTAGAGGGCAGAGGACGAAACTGCTCGATTATACGAGGAGTTTGTGGCATCGTTTCAAGGAGATAATAACCCTGGATCAAAGGCATTTGTTCGAGGTGGAACAATCAATCCCAACGAGAGGTTGAAATCCGATTCTGAAGGTTAGTTTGATCCCGAGACTCAACTTTTGTGTTTCAAGcagcaattttttttttaataattttgtctcAGTTTTTTAAGTGTCGATGTTTTTGTTTTGCACTATGGATTAGTAGAATAATTTTTCTATTGTATCACGAGGACACATTAATAAAAATATGGGCCTTTTTTATTCATTCGCGGATGGCAGGTGAAAAATCCAAAGATGGGGTGTCTGTTCCAAAGAAGGGAAGTAGGTAATAATAATTGCTTTTGATTAACCGCGCTGCATTGTTAATGCTCTTTGGTGAGGCATCATGGATGGAAAAGCTGTGTGGTGACAATAGTGATGTTTTCATTCTAGCCTTGTATTTTTAAGGGCTTCTTCTATGATATCGTGAAAAAGGATTTCATATAGCTGTGTTCTAACTTGCGTACCATTTACTTTGAAAGGATTCAATTAGTGGGGGAGGGGGCTTTTCTAGTTTCGAAAAGAAATACTTGTTATTTCTAGTTTTCTGAATTTCAATTCTTAATTGCCACTCCATTGTGGAAGTTTTACCTTTTATGGCTTATTTATAAGTCCTAATCTGCTTTATGAAAGAAAACTACTCGGAAGTTAATGATACTTTGCTGTTGGTAACATCTACCATGGtgtaaaagaaatatgaaaagttCCACTTCCAGTCAACTAACTTCAATAGAGTAATTAGagatagaaaaagaaatcatTACTTTTTATTTGTAAAGATCAATTCAAATGAATGGTTATAATGCAAATTTGGCCgttaaatcttttttatttgaCATGACACCATGTAATACCTTCGCATCTAGTTGGTCCATCCTACTATTATGTTTGAACATTTTTGGCTTGGATAGTTGTGAAATATAAAACTTCAGATAAAATGTACAGTCAAATTTATCATTGTGTTGGATGGAAAGTAAATGGACATTGTATTCTTGACTTCAGATCATGAAGCCTTCATCTCCATTAGATTTTATCCCAAACTAGTTGGGGTTAGTTGCATGAATGATTTTCTTTACTTATGGTGTTTTTAAGCTGGTTAGAGTTGTATAACATTATCTCAAGTTACATTGAATTTTAGTCACCCCCCCTCTTTCCCCAGCGTGCTGGTCTGCCGTCCTGTCATTCTTCAAgcatattattttaataacattttgaactgttcttgtttttttttggtcgtagtttcagtttatggTTGTAGAAAAATGATGCTTATTTTAGATATAACTTGGATAATACTAATTTTCATACATCTGCTACCTAATGTTGTTGAACTACCTTTAATTTGATTCTTTAGAGGAGGCTGTTCCAGCATTCTTACactcaaaaaacaaaaatttggcTAAAACAAAGTCCACTTATGAAATCTAAGAACTAGTTCAGTATGCTTCAAGGTCAAGAAAATCAAATAATGGTTCCACAAGAAATTCTCCTTTAAAGTTTATTGACGAGGAAAAGTAAAGAGGCTTTGGTAAAGAATGGGTGGAACTTTGAAAATGAATTTCTCTGAAAAATGGAAGTTTATCTTTCATGTTATTTCTGCAGGTATGTTCCATCTTTCATACCACCTCCTTTGGCAGCCAAGGAAAAGGAATCTGAGAAGGTGACTTTTATCAATGAAATAATGGAAcacctttttcatttattttattgtcaACCGAGTTGGCCACTTGTGATATGCACATTTGGTTTAAACTTTTCAATGCCTTTTGTAGAAGGAGGAGGAGAGGATGAAGGAGAAAGAGAAGGGAAAGTCTCGAAATATTGACCATTTTATGGAGGAGCTGAAGCATGAACAAGAGATGAGGGAAAGGAGAAATCTGGAACGTGAACATTGGCGTGATGGGCGTCATAGTGATAGTTCAGCTGTAAGTGGGATTCAACTTTGTATTCAATCGTAGGGTACAATATTTCATGTATCTTATCCCTTTTCTCACTTTGTATCTTGCAATTTAATGTATAAGGGTTTATGTGTTATCTGAGTGTCCTTCATTTTTCTTCTATTAGCATCTCTATCTTGTATGGCACTTTATCTGTTTTTGCTTCTTTGCCATAACTATAGATGAATCTTATCTCTTGGTTGTTCCTATCTCAGCCATCTAGTCGCTTTGATGAACTGCCTGATGATTTTGATCCTAGTGGAAAATTGCCCGGATCACTTGATGATGCTGATCCTCAAACGACAAATCTCTATGTTGGAAATCTCTCACCAAAAGTATGTTTGTTGTTGTTTCTAAGTTCTTGTCCTTAATCTGCTTTTCCCCTTTAATGCTAAATATTTTTGGGTTACATGTTCTTGATATAGGTTGATGAAAATTTTCTTCTGCGGACTTTTGGAAGATTTGGACCTATTGCTAGTGTGAAAATTATGTGGCCTAGGACGGAGGAGGAGCGAAGAAGGCAAAGAAATTGTGGTTTTGTGGCTTTCATGAATAGAGCTGATGGACAAGCTGCAAAAGATGAAATGCAAGGTATCAAAGCTTTTACTTGGATATATTGAGCAGTCACCTTGTTACCCACATGGGTGTATTTCAACTCAGTGAAATTCtttaatgaatttattaatttcatattcttttagttgtaaaatagtaaaatattagTGTGAAGCAATTGTAAATAGTGACATCTAAATTCCAAGGTTTTTTAAACTAGTGTTATCTAATTTCCAATGTTTAGTAAATGCTAGAATGCCCCatgtttttgtcaatttaattgatatatagctgcttttaaaattttttttttgatatatatatcTTGATGATGTATTTTCTCTCGCAGGAGTTATtgtatatgaatatgaattgaaaatTGGGTGGGGTAAATCTGTTGCTCTTCCATCACAAGCGTTACCTGCTCCCCCACCTGGACAGATGGCTATCAGGAGTAAGGAGGTTGGTTGTGTTCTTTTGCACAAAGAATTTGAAGCTCTCTCGAATAAAGTGCATATATGGTTTTGAACAGGAGATGCTTTAAGACCAAAATTTATCTCTTAAAGTGAGGTTTTGATAGGATAACTTTGGGTTGAGCAGGCAGTTCACAGAAGTCACTTTTCTTGCTTGTGCATGCCATAATTCTGAAACTTGTTTTCTGACTGGCAGGGTAGTTCTATAATCTTATCTGGTCCTTCAGGTCCACCAGTCACATCTCTTCCAAATCAGAATTCTGAACTGGTAACTTAGCTGAAtttcttctttgttttattttttctgaaaaataataattatctacTATTGCGTTGTCTTTGTGTCTAAGGTAATTCTGATTCTTCTATTCTGGAGTTATTGTTGATTGTTTTTCTTGGATGCCAGGTTCTTACTCCAAATATTCCAGATATAATGGTCACTGCACCTGAGGATGGCCACCTCCGCCATGTGATAGATACAATGGCTCTTTATGTCCTTGATGGAGGATGTGACTTTGAACAAGCTATTATGGAGAGGGGTCGTGGCAATCCTCTATTCAACTTTTTATTTGAGCTTGGCTCAAAGGAACACACTTACTACGTCTGGAGGCTATATTCTTTCGCTCAGGTCCATTGTGTGAATGCATCTTAATGTTGTCTCTGGTGTCATGTTCATGATATGCCATGCTATGTTTTAAATGTGAATGAGGAATGTAGTTGAAGAATTTCAATGTTTGTGGAAATGCAGGGTGATACTCTTCAAAGGTGGCGGACAGAGCCTTTTATCATGATAACTGGGAGTGGAAGGTAACATGTGCCAACAGTTTTACTGTTAATGAAATTCTTTTCAGGAGTGTTACGACCATATTTATGATGCATAGCTTTAATTTTTTCTAGATGGGTACCACCACCTTTGCCAGTGTCAAAAAGTCCAGAGCATGAAAAGGACTCTTCTGCCACATATGCCGCAGGAAGAAGCAGGGTATTCTAGAGATGAACATATTTTGTTCTAGATTATTCCTATTTTTTTGTGTGACTTGAGTGAGTTAACAATCCTTTGTTGTCTTAATTTTACAGCGGGTGGACCCAGAAAGACCACTTACTGATCCACAAAGGGACGAATTTGAGGACATGCTACGGGCATTGACATTGGAGAGGAGTCAAATAAAGGAAGCCATGGGCTTTGCTTTGGATAATGCTGATGCTGCTGGAGAGGTATTGCCTATCTGCAGCATACCTTATTGACTTTCATCATCTTCTACTCTCATACTGTAATGGTTCCTTGCTGGATCCCATTGAGGATTAGCtcttttttgatgtttttgttgtCTTGAAAGTTAAAGAGTCTGGAATTGTGAAGCAAAATTTTTAATGGGGCAGGTACAACATTCAAAGTCTAGTACTGGCATGTGACTATTTGCGCAATCCGTTTTATCCTTATGTGGTTTGAGCCTTAAACAATAGTATGAGAACATGAATCTGATGCATttgttttcccttcccttattGCCATGCAGGTAGTTGAAGTTTTGACAGAGTCTCTGACACTTAAAGAAACACCTATTCCAACTAAAGTAGCAAGGCTTATGCTCGTCTCTGACATTCTTCATAATAGCAGTGCTCCTGTTAAAAATGCATCTGCATACCGTACTAAATTTGAAGCAACATTACCTGATATAATGGAGAGCTTTAATGATCTGTACCGCAGTGTAACAGGAAGGATCACTGCTGAAGCCCTAAAGGTAGGTATAATTTTAACCTTTTATCCAGCTTTCAAGTTGCTttctattttgtttgtttttccaaGTGCTGCTAACTGGCTTGTGGCTTTGTGCAtgtttatcatctttattttggGTTTGAAGGTGGTCTTTTCTCATTTATGCAGGAAAGGGTTCTGAAAGTGTTGCAAGTATGGTCAGATTGGTTTCTTTTCTCAGATGCATACGTGAATGGACTACGAGCCACTTTTCTTCGATCAGGAAACTCTGGAGTGGCCCCATTCCATTCTATTTGTGGTGATGCACCAGAAATTGAAAAGAAGACTAGCTCAGAAGATGCAGTTGATGGGATTAAAGCTAACCAAGATACTGCGTTGGCCATGGGCAAAAGTGCTGCTATGAAGGAGTTAATGGATCTCCCACTTGCCGAGTTGGAAAGGCGCTGTAGGCATAATGGATTATCTCTTGTTGGTGGTAGAGAAATAATGGTTGCACGACTATTAAGTCTGGAAGATGCCGAAAAGCAGAGGGGTTATGAACTAGATGATGAGTTGAAGCTGCGCTCAAGTTATAGTCGGTATTCTAGTGGTCAAAGAGGTGCAAATGTTGAAACAGAAGTGGCGGGATTGTCTGGACGGACTCGTTATGCAGAGGATGAGATCCCTTCACAACGCAAAGGGTCTGTACCTCTGGCTGAAACCCTTCCAATCCCACAGCCTGAACTAAAAGCATTCACAAAGAAAGAGAAAACTGATCCTGTTTTGCCAGCCTCTAAATGGGCTAGAGAGGATAATGACAGTGATGATGAAGAAAAGAGAAGCTCCAAGGGTCTGGGGTTGAGCTATTCATCTTCTGGAAGTGAGAATGCTGGTGATGGTCATGGTAAGGCTGATGAATTGGAGTTTGGAACTGAGGTGAACATTCCAGTTCCATCTGAAAGTGCAATGAATGAAGAGCAGAGGTGTGGTAACTTTTTAATGATGATTTCTTATTTCTTAATGctacaaaaaacaaaacaaaatgtcCTTAAAAACTCTTTTCACCAACATTTGCTCATGTAATCCCTAACTTAATGCTCTGCTTTACATGCATATAATACCACAGGCAAAAGTTGAGAAGACTTGAGGTTGCTCTTATAGAATACAGAGAATCCCTTGAGGAGCAAGGAATTAAAAATGCCGAGGATATTGAAAAAAGGGTTGCAGTTCATCGGAAACGGTTAGAATCTGAATATGGTTTATCAGATTCTGGTGAAGGAAGAAGTAAGTTATATTGCTGGTTGAGAAGATGCTTGTGAAGACTTGTA
Protein-coding sequences here:
- the LOC107901654 gene encoding protein RRC1 isoform X1, encoding MSPFSITRKKTPFQKHREEEEAKKKRAEDETARLYEEFVASFQGDNNPGSKAFVRGGTINPNERLKSDSEGEKSKDGVSVPKKGSRYVPSFIPPPLAAKEKESEKKEEERMKEKEKGKSRNIDHFMEELKHEQEMRERRNLEREHWRDGRHSDSSAPSSRFDELPDDFDPSGKLPGSLDDADPQTTNLYVGNLSPKVDENFLLRTFGRFGPIASVKIMWPRTEEERRRQRNCGFVAFMNRADGQAAKDEMQGVIVYEYELKIGWGKSVALPSQALPAPPPGQMAIRSKEGSSIILSGPSGPPVTSLPNQNSELVLTPNIPDIMVTAPEDGHLRHVIDTMALYVLDGGCDFEQAIMERGRGNPLFNFLFELGSKEHTYYVWRLYSFAQGDTLQRWRTEPFIMITGSGRWVPPPLPVSKSPEHEKDSSATYAAGRSRRVDPERPLTDPQRDEFEDMLRALTLERSQIKEAMGFALDNADAAGEVVEVLTESLTLKETPIPTKVARLMLVSDILHNSSAPVKNASAYRTKFEATLPDIMESFNDLYRSVTGRITAEALKERVLKVLQVWSDWFLFSDAYVNGLRATFLRSGNSGVAPFHSICGDAPEIEKKTSSEDAVDGIKANQDTALAMGKSAAMKELMDLPLAELERRCRHNGLSLVGGREIMVARLLSLEDAEKQRGYELDDELKLRSSYSRYSSGQRGANVETEVAGLSGRTRYAEDEIPSQRKGSVPLAETLPIPQPELKAFTKKEKTDPVLPASKWAREDNDSDDEEKRSSKGLGLSYSSSGSENAGDGHGKADELEFGTEVNIPVPSESAMNEEQRQKLRRLEVALIEYRESLEEQGIKNAEDIEKRVAVHRKRLESEYGLSDSGEGRKRTSRERRDRRDDVHDSSRKRHRSQSQSESPPRKQSNRGRDRENDSEKDRERHRERERYHDLQNERGRERERDRWEKSGSRERDDHDRDRGRDRDSRRRMK
- the LOC107901654 gene encoding protein RRC1 isoform X2, coding for MKEKEKGKSRNIDHFMEELKHEQEMRERRNLEREHWRDGRHSDSSAPSSRFDELPDDFDPSGKLPGSLDDADPQTTNLYVGNLSPKVDENFLLRTFGRFGPIASVKIMWPRTEEERRRQRNCGFVAFMNRADGQAAKDEMQGVIVYEYELKIGWGKSVALPSQALPAPPPGQMAIRSKEGSSIILSGPSGPPVTSLPNQNSELVLTPNIPDIMVTAPEDGHLRHVIDTMALYVLDGGCDFEQAIMERGRGNPLFNFLFELGSKEHTYYVWRLYSFAQGDTLQRWRTEPFIMITGSGRWVPPPLPVSKSPEHEKDSSATYAAGRSRRVDPERPLTDPQRDEFEDMLRALTLERSQIKEAMGFALDNADAAGEVVEVLTESLTLKETPIPTKVARLMLVSDILHNSSAPVKNASAYRTKFEATLPDIMESFNDLYRSVTGRITAEALKERVLKVLQVWSDWFLFSDAYVNGLRATFLRSGNSGVAPFHSICGDAPEIEKKTSSEDAVDGIKANQDTALAMGKSAAMKELMDLPLAELERRCRHNGLSLVGGREIMVARLLSLEDAEKQRGYELDDELKLRSSYSRYSSGQRGANVETEVAGLSGRTRYAEDEIPSQRKGSVPLAETLPIPQPELKAFTKKEKTDPVLPASKWAREDNDSDDEEKRSSKGLGLSYSSSGSENAGDGHGKADELEFGTEVNIPVPSESAMNEEQRQKLRRLEVALIEYRESLEEQGIKNAEDIEKRVAVHRKRLESEYGLSDSGEGRKRTSRERRDRRDDVHDSSRKRHRSQSQSESPPRKQSNRGRDRENDSEKDRERHRERERYHDLQNERGRERERDRWEKSGSRERDDHDRDRGRDRDSRRRMK